The Sphingobacterium lactis sequence AAACCTAACCATCGATTACATCCCTAAGATCCAGGCGCGCAAGCTTTATCAATTGATCAAGGCGGCCTTGGACAATTTGCAGAACCAGAAATCGGAAGCAAAAGAAAGCAAGATCGTCATCGAGAACAAGCCTGTATACAGCAATCCGGATCCGATCAAGGAGAAACCTATCGTGGAGGAAAAACGAGAAACTCCGGTTCAGGAAACGCCACGTTTTACGGAAAGACCAAGCCTGAACGACAGTTTTGCGCAGAACAATCCGAAGACTGAGGAGCCCAAACCGAGTATCTTCGGTACGCCTACATCTACACCATCATCGGAACCGAACAGGCCAAACCCTGCGCCTGTTCCAGCAACAAGTAAGGTGGAGGATGAGGATGAAATCACAGCGAAATTAAAGAAACTGAAAAGTCTTTACGACAAACAATTGATTACCCAGGCTGAATACGAAAGCAAGAAGGCGGAAGTCCTCAGCAAACTGTAAGTGCAATGAGAAATAATTACCTATTGGCAATAGGCAGCGCCGTACTGTTATGGCTTGCCTGGCCGCCAATACCCTATACAAGCGTCCTTTTATTCGTCGCTTTCGTCCCGCTATTGATTGCCGTGGAGCAGGTTATCCGTGGAGATTACAAAAACAAGGGGCGTAAGATCTTCGGGCTGGCCTTCCTGACGGGTGTCATCTGGAATACGGCATCCATCTATTGGGTATACAATTCCATGAATGCCGTCCTCAATGCATTTGCCTCCCTGATGATCGCGCTGATTCCTTTTACATTAGCGCCATTACTGATGGCCCTGGCATTCAGGGGCTATTACCAAATGCGCAAGCGCAACAACATCCTACTGAGTTTCATGGGTTTGATTTCCTTTTGGATAGCCTATGAGTTCCTGCACCAATCTTGGGAATTGGCTTTTCCATGGATGACCTTGGGGAACGGCTTCGCCAATTTCCACCAATTGATCCAGTGGTATAGCGTCACGGGCGTATATGGGGGTACGGTATGGATCTGGATTGCCAACGTACTGATCTTTCTTTGGT is a genomic window containing:
- a CDS encoding PH domain-containing protein, whose protein sequence is MENYQIDKYVQDGQDPKVVEKIHGKILDMMTPGESVNYIAVQKKPAVTLLPDSITVSNKRLFLCEFTKLGLATNFEIFSWQDIKDIAFKEEIFGSKVTVIPFTGENLTIDYIPKIQARKLYQLIKAALDNLQNQKSEAKESKIVIENKPVYSNPDPIKEKPIVEEKRETPVQETPRFTERPSLNDSFAQNNPKTEEPKPSIFGTPTSTPSSEPNRPNPAPVPATSKVEDEDEITAKLKKLKSLYDKQLITQAEYESKKAEVLSKL